The Tautonia plasticadhaerens nucleotide sequence GTTTCGACGTCCTCGAACTCCGGGAAGTGGGGCACCTCGATCGTGTGGAACTCGAACCCCGGCGTCTCGGCCGAGGCGGGCGTGACCGCCTGGATCCGGGGGGGCGTGCCCAGCCCGTGGGGGGTCCCCACCGCATGCGTCTGGGCCCGACGGGCCAACGAAGTCGTCACCGTGGCCACCACGCCGATCAGCAGGAGGGACAGGCCGACCCAGACGTACCCCAGGATCAGGCCGGTCTTCGCGAGCGCGTCGCCGCCGAGCCGGCCCCGGGACTTGCGGATCTCGTCCCGGGCCACGTGCCCCGAGACGATCGCCGTCACCGGGCCGACCACCGGCAGGAAGAACCCGGCGATCCCCGCCACCAGGCTGACGACCGCCAGGCGCTCGGTCGACTCGGGCTCCCCCTTCGAGCGCGCCGGGATGTCCTCGAAGTCGGGGTGGACGGCCTGGGAGTCGTCGTGCCAGTCCGGGTGCATGGCGAGGGGCTCCGGGGGGGAAATCAGGGGAGACCGGGGGACTCCAGCGGTTCGCCGGCCGCCGCCCGATATTGCCGGGAATCGCCCCGGCTCACTCCCACTCGATCGTCCCCGGCGGCTTGCTCGTGATGTCGTAGGCCACCCGGTTGACCCCCTTCACCTCGTTGATGATCCGGCTCGACGCCCGGGCCAGCAGCTCGGCGGGGAGCCTGGTCCAGTCGGCGGTCATGAAGTCATCGGTGTCGACGCACCGCAGCGCCACCACGTTCTCGTAGGTCCGGCCGTCCCCCATCACCCCCACCGATTGCACCGGCAGGAGCACCGCGAAGGCCTGCCCGGTCGCCCGCTCCAGGCCGGCGGCCCGGAGTTCCTCCAGGAAGATGGCGTCGGCCCTCCGGAGGACCTCCAGCCGCTCCCGGGTCACGGCCCCGAGGCATCGGACGGCCAGCCCGGGGCCGGGGAAGGGGTGGCGCCAGACCTGGGCCTCGGGCAGCCCCAGCTCGATCCCGAGCCGACGGACCTCGTCCTTGAACAGTTCCCGGAGGGGCTCGATCAGCTCGAAGCCGAGTTCCGCCGGCAGGCCGCCGACGTTGTGGTGGTGCTTGATCGTCGCCGCCGGGGCGTCGGGCGAGCCCCCGCTCTCGATCACGTCCGGGTAGAGCGTGCCCTGCGCCAGGAACCGAGCGTTGGGGATCGACTCCGCCTCGTCCCGGAACACGTCGATGAACGTGTGGCCGATGATGACGCGCTTCCGCTGGGGGTCGGTCTCCCCGTCCAGGGCCGAGAGGAAGCGGTCGGCGGCGTCGATCACCCGCAGCTCCGCCTTGGAATGGGCCCCGAACATGTCGACAACCGCCGCCCGCTCCCCCGACCGGAGCAGGCCGTTGTCGACGAAGATGCAGACGACCCGTTCCCCCAGCGCCCGGGCCAGCAAGGCCGCCGTGACCGAGGAGTCCACCCCCCCCGAGACGCCGCAGACGACCCGCTCGTCGGGGCCGACCCGCTCCCGGATCGCGGCCACGGCGAGATCCAGGTATGCCTCCATCGTCCATTCGCCGGGGCTGCCGGCGATCCGGTCGAGGAAGTTCCCCAGGATGTGGGCCCCGAGCGGCGTGTGGCTCACCTCCGGGTGGAATTGCAGGCCATAGACCGGCCTCGATCGGTGCCGGACGGCCGCCAGCGGGCAGGAGGCGGTGGCCGCCAGCCCCTCGAACTCGGGGCCCAGCTCGTGGACCTGGTCGCCGTGGCTCATCCAGACCGTCGTCCCCGTCGGGACCTCGGCCAGCAGCGGGGAATGGGCGTCGACCTCCCGGAGGGCCGCCGGGCCGTACTCCCGGCTCGGCACGGAGTCGACCTTCGAGCCCATCGCCTGGCAGGCGAGCTGCATCCCGTAGCAGATGCCGAGGGTCGGCAGGTCCAGGTCGAAGAGCGCCGGGTCGCACCTCGGTGCCCCCTCCTCGTAGACGCTGGAGGGGCCCCCGGAGAGGATCAGGGCGATCGGGTCCAGCTCCTTCACCCGTTCGGCCGAGATGTCGTGCCGGACGATCAACGCGAACGCCCGCCGCTCCCGGACCCTCCGGGCGATGAGCTGGACGTACTGCGAGCCGAAGTCGAGCACGAGGACGGGACGCCGGGCGTGTTCGGCGGGATGCATCGGCGGCTCGGGCCTCCCAGCGGTCGGGGTGGTTGCGGACCAAACCGCCATCCTACCCCGGTGTTCGGGCCCTTGAGAATCGCAATCGCCGCGATTCCCGGCCTCCGTGCCGCACGACCGTCACGGCCGGCCGGATCAGCCTCCCTCGCCCTGATCCGGGGCCGGCGGTTGAGGCGTCCTCGGCAGGATCGGCATCGTCATCGTCCCCCGCCGCCCCCGGGTGGCCATCG carries:
- a CDS encoding DUF4190 domain-containing protein translates to MHPDWHDDSQAVHPDFEDIPARSKGEPESTERLAVVSLVAGIAGFFLPVVGPVTAIVSGHVARDEIRKSRGRLGGDALAKTGLILGYVWVGLSLLLIGVVATVTTSLARRAQTHAVGTPHGLGTPPRIQAVTPASAETPGFEFHTIEVPHFPEFEDVETLRLPSGVNVQRSGQSIRIDQDGRDTRTEVIAPPSPLAPPEAPEPDCR
- the guaA gene encoding glutamine-hydrolyzing GMP synthase; amino-acid sequence: MHPAEHARRPVLVLDFGSQYVQLIARRVRERRAFALIVRHDISAERVKELDPIALILSGGPSSVYEEGAPRCDPALFDLDLPTLGICYGMQLACQAMGSKVDSVPSREYGPAALREVDAHSPLLAEVPTGTTVWMSHGDQVHELGPEFEGLAATASCPLAAVRHRSRPVYGLQFHPEVSHTPLGAHILGNFLDRIAGSPGEWTMEAYLDLAVAAIRERVGPDERVVCGVSGGVDSSVTAALLARALGERVVCIFVDNGLLRSGERAAVVDMFGAHSKAELRVIDAADRFLSALDGETDPQRKRVIIGHTFIDVFRDEAESIPNARFLAQGTLYPDVIESGGSPDAPAATIKHHHNVGGLPAELGFELIEPLRELFKDEVRRLGIELGLPEAQVWRHPFPGPGLAVRCLGAVTRERLEVLRRADAIFLEELRAAGLERATGQAFAVLLPVQSVGVMGDGRTYENVVALRCVDTDDFMTADWTRLPAELLARASSRIINEVKGVNRVAYDITSKPPGTIEWE